A DNA window from Hoplias malabaricus isolate fHopMal1 chromosome 5, fHopMal1.hap1, whole genome shotgun sequence contains the following coding sequences:
- the ikbke gene encoding inhibitor of nuclear factor kappa-B kinase subunit epsilon isoform X2 — MNFLCILTLVVAGRTTMTASTASHLWSLEDILGQGATASVYKARNKKTGEVVAVKVFNMTSYSRPYEVQIREFEVLRKLNHINIVRLFAVEELNTNPTQKVLVVEYCSGGSLLNMLEDPENAFGVPESEFLVVLRCVVHGMNHLRENGVVHRDIKPGNIMRQMREDGQSIYKLTDFGAARELEDDEKFTSIYGTEEYLHPDMYARAVLKKPQQKTYGVKVDLWSIGVTFYHTATGSLPFRPFGGPRNNKQIMYKITTEKPERAIAGTQKAENGPIEWSYELPPSCHLSEGLKLQLVPVLANILEANQKKCWSLDQFFAATTDILHRIQIHIFSLQQATAHSIYIHFHNTASIFFEEVQVQTGIEPEFQQFLFEGHPLPLDPSMKVINLPHTTADRPIFLLSRRPEKIAAPPLKEPETPVVPTRFDIVADHTFAKTVVGVIHQFLKMASILQKHRELILQGVYIYIENVRIECNNTAHKIAMVNMKLLSCLSVEEMLQTLGQFPLDIPDSSDCKQKLTLIQENLPVYGSSIRDHQSKLHKLHTELARYTEILATDNCVDKIKFLLEKIVAVYHHYRKDKATGKLTYNNEQIHKFEKINLLNHIKKVKVLFRDDYGQKHQDFLATLGTWNTALYDIQSRLDHFSGFFLQLIQDLQICERHQNKVLESVLVIGLQRPAGAEGIDGLKNKEHMILRMKRLREEMESVARELQNNNHVIESLGVFNSTLVIDPNLPQPEAP, encoded by the exons ATGAATTTCCTCTGCATCCTCACTCTTGTTGTTGCAGGTAGGACCACCATGACGGCGAGTACAGCAAGTCACCTCTGGTCCCTTGAAGACATTCTTGGTCAGGGAGCAACTGCAAGTGTCTACAAAGCACGAAATAAA AAAACAGGTGAGGTGGTTGCGGTGAAGGTTTTCAACATGACGAGCTACAGCAGACCATACGAGGTCCAGATAAGGGAGTTTGAGGTGCTGCGGAAGCTGAATCACATCAATATCGTCAGACTCTTCGCTGTGGAGGAG CTGAACACAAACCCAACACAGAAGGTTCTGGTGGTGGAGTATTGTTCAGGAGGAAGTTTGCTGAATATGTTGGAGGATCCGGAGAATGCCTTTGGTGTCCCTGAATCAGAGTTCCTCGTAGTGCTGCGGTGTGTAG TCCATGGCATGAATCATTTACGTGAGAACGGTGTGGTCCACCGAGACATCAAGCCAGGCAACATCATGAGACAAATGAGAGAGGATGGACAATCCATCTACAAGCTCACAGACTTCGGCGCCGCCAGGGAACTGGAGGATGACGAGAAATTCACGTCCATATACGGCACAGAAGAGTACCTG CATCCAGATATGTATGCAAGGGCTGTACTGAAGAAACCCCAGCAGAAGACCTATGGAGTGAAAGTGGATCTCTGGAGCATTGGTGTCACCTTCTACCACACCGCCACTGGCAGCCTGCCTTTCAGACCGTTCGGTGGCCCACGCAACAACAAGCAGATCAT GTATAAGATCACGACAGAAAAGCCTGAGAGGGCCATTGCAGGAACCCAGAAAGCGGAGAATGGGCCCATTGAGTGGAGCTATGAGTTACCACCCTCCTGCCATCTCTCAGA AGGGCTGAAACTGCAGCTGGTGCCAGTGCTGGCCAATATCCTAGAAGCCaatcagaagaaatgctggagcTTAGACCAGTTCTTTGCTGCTACCACTGACATCCTTCATCGCATCCAAATCCACATCTTCTCCCTTCAACAAGCTACAGCCCACAGCATCTACATCCATTTTCACAACAC GGCTTCGATattttttgaagaggttcaagtCCAGACAGGAATTGAACCAGAATTCCAGCAGTTCCTGTTTGAAGGCCACCCGCTCCCACTGGATCCCAGCATGAAGGTGATCAACCTCCCGCACACCACGGCGGACCGACCCATTTTCTTGCTCAGCAGACGACCAGAGAAGATAGCAGCTCCGCCTCTTAAAGAAC CTGAAACTCCAGTTGTGCCCACAAGGTTTGACATTGTGGCAGATCACACGTTCGCAAAG ACAGTAGTGGGGGTGATCCATCAATTTCTGAAAATGGCTAGTATCCTGCAGAAGCACAGGGAGCTGATTTTACAAGGAGTTTATATCTATAT tgaAAATGTGCGAATCGAGTGCAATAACACGGCACACAAGATTGCTATGGTGAACATGAAGCTGCTTTCATGCCTGAGTGTGGAAGAGATGCTACAAACACT GGGCCAGTTTCCTCTTGATATTCCAGACTCCTCTGACTGCAAGCAGAAGCTAACCCTG ATCCAAGAGAACCTTCCTGTTTATGGCAGCAGCATCAGAGACCATCAGAGCAAACTGCACAAACTGCACACAGAGTTGGCCAGATACACCGAGATCCTGGCTACGGACAATTG CGTAGATAAAATAAAGTTTCTTTTGGAGAAGATTGTGGCAGTTTATCATCATTATCGGAAAGACAAAGCGACGGGCA AGCTCACCTACAACAATGAGCAGATACACAAGTTTGAAAA GATAAACTTGTTGAATCATATAAAGAAAGTAAAAGTATTATTTCGGGACGATTACGGACAGAAGCATCAGGACTTCCTGGCAACACTGGGGACTTGGAATAC TGCATTGTATGATATACAGTCAAGGTTAGACCACTTCAGCGGTTTCTTCCTGCAGCTAATACAGGACCTGCAGATCTGTGAGAGACATCAGAACAAG gttctGGAGAGTGTGTTGGTAATAGGACTGCAGAGACCAGCAGGAGCAGAGGGCATAGATGGACTGAAGAATAAAGAGCACATGATTCTTAG GATGAAGAGACTAAGAGAGGAGATGGAGTCGGTGGCTCGGGAGCTGCAAAATAACAACCATGTAATAGAAAG TCTTGGAGTGTTTAACTCCACGCTGGTGATTGACCCTAATTTACCACAACCAGAAGCGCCATGA
- the ikbke gene encoding inhibitor of nuclear factor kappa-B kinase subunit epsilon isoform X1, whose protein sequence is MNFLCILTLVVAGRTTMTASTASHLWSLEDILGQGATASVYKARNKKTGEVVAVKVFNMTSYSRPYEVQIREFEVLRKLNHINIVRLFAVEELNTNPTQKVLVVEYCSGGSLLNMLEDPENAFGVPESEFLVVLRCVVHGMNHLRENGVVHRDIKPGNIMRQMREDGQSIYKLTDFGAARELEDDEKFTSIYGTEEYLHPDMYARAVLKKPQQKTYGVKVDLWSIGVTFYHTATGSLPFRPFGGPRNNKQIMYKITTEKPERAIAGTQKAENGPIEWSYELPPSCHLSEGLKLQLVPVLANILEANQKKCWSLDQFFAATTDILHRIQIHIFSLQQATAHSIYIHFHNTASIFFEEVQVQTGIEPEFQQFLFEGHPLPLDPSMKVINLPHTTADRPIFLLSRRPEKIAAPPLKEPETPVVPTRFDIVADHTFAKTVVGVIHQFLKMASILQKHRELILQGVYIYIENVRIECNNTAHKIAMVNMKLLSCLSVEEMLQTLRGQFPLDIPDSSDCKQKLTLIQENLPVYGSSIRDHQSKLHKLHTELARYTEILATDNCVDKIKFLLEKIVAVYHHYRKDKATGKLTYNNEQIHKFEKINLLNHIKKVKVLFRDDYGQKHQDFLATLGTWNTALYDIQSRLDHFSGFFLQLIQDLQICERHQNKVLESVLVIGLQRPAGAEGIDGLKNKEHMILRMKRLREEMESVARELQNNNHVIESLGVFNSTLVIDPNLPQPEAP, encoded by the exons ATGAATTTCCTCTGCATCCTCACTCTTGTTGTTGCAGGTAGGACCACCATGACGGCGAGTACAGCAAGTCACCTCTGGTCCCTTGAAGACATTCTTGGTCAGGGAGCAACTGCAAGTGTCTACAAAGCACGAAATAAA AAAACAGGTGAGGTGGTTGCGGTGAAGGTTTTCAACATGACGAGCTACAGCAGACCATACGAGGTCCAGATAAGGGAGTTTGAGGTGCTGCGGAAGCTGAATCACATCAATATCGTCAGACTCTTCGCTGTGGAGGAG CTGAACACAAACCCAACACAGAAGGTTCTGGTGGTGGAGTATTGTTCAGGAGGAAGTTTGCTGAATATGTTGGAGGATCCGGAGAATGCCTTTGGTGTCCCTGAATCAGAGTTCCTCGTAGTGCTGCGGTGTGTAG TCCATGGCATGAATCATTTACGTGAGAACGGTGTGGTCCACCGAGACATCAAGCCAGGCAACATCATGAGACAAATGAGAGAGGATGGACAATCCATCTACAAGCTCACAGACTTCGGCGCCGCCAGGGAACTGGAGGATGACGAGAAATTCACGTCCATATACGGCACAGAAGAGTACCTG CATCCAGATATGTATGCAAGGGCTGTACTGAAGAAACCCCAGCAGAAGACCTATGGAGTGAAAGTGGATCTCTGGAGCATTGGTGTCACCTTCTACCACACCGCCACTGGCAGCCTGCCTTTCAGACCGTTCGGTGGCCCACGCAACAACAAGCAGATCAT GTATAAGATCACGACAGAAAAGCCTGAGAGGGCCATTGCAGGAACCCAGAAAGCGGAGAATGGGCCCATTGAGTGGAGCTATGAGTTACCACCCTCCTGCCATCTCTCAGA AGGGCTGAAACTGCAGCTGGTGCCAGTGCTGGCCAATATCCTAGAAGCCaatcagaagaaatgctggagcTTAGACCAGTTCTTTGCTGCTACCACTGACATCCTTCATCGCATCCAAATCCACATCTTCTCCCTTCAACAAGCTACAGCCCACAGCATCTACATCCATTTTCACAACAC GGCTTCGATattttttgaagaggttcaagtCCAGACAGGAATTGAACCAGAATTCCAGCAGTTCCTGTTTGAAGGCCACCCGCTCCCACTGGATCCCAGCATGAAGGTGATCAACCTCCCGCACACCACGGCGGACCGACCCATTTTCTTGCTCAGCAGACGACCAGAGAAGATAGCAGCTCCGCCTCTTAAAGAAC CTGAAACTCCAGTTGTGCCCACAAGGTTTGACATTGTGGCAGATCACACGTTCGCAAAG ACAGTAGTGGGGGTGATCCATCAATTTCTGAAAATGGCTAGTATCCTGCAGAAGCACAGGGAGCTGATTTTACAAGGAGTTTATATCTATAT tgaAAATGTGCGAATCGAGTGCAATAACACGGCACACAAGATTGCTATGGTGAACATGAAGCTGCTTTCATGCCTGAGTGTGGAAGAGATGCTACAAACACT CAGGGGCCAGTTTCCTCTTGATATTCCAGACTCCTCTGACTGCAAGCAGAAGCTAACCCTG ATCCAAGAGAACCTTCCTGTTTATGGCAGCAGCATCAGAGACCATCAGAGCAAACTGCACAAACTGCACACAGAGTTGGCCAGATACACCGAGATCCTGGCTACGGACAATTG CGTAGATAAAATAAAGTTTCTTTTGGAGAAGATTGTGGCAGTTTATCATCATTATCGGAAAGACAAAGCGACGGGCA AGCTCACCTACAACAATGAGCAGATACACAAGTTTGAAAA GATAAACTTGTTGAATCATATAAAGAAAGTAAAAGTATTATTTCGGGACGATTACGGACAGAAGCATCAGGACTTCCTGGCAACACTGGGGACTTGGAATAC TGCATTGTATGATATACAGTCAAGGTTAGACCACTTCAGCGGTTTCTTCCTGCAGCTAATACAGGACCTGCAGATCTGTGAGAGACATCAGAACAAG gttctGGAGAGTGTGTTGGTAATAGGACTGCAGAGACCAGCAGGAGCAGAGGGCATAGATGGACTGAAGAATAAAGAGCACATGATTCTTAG GATGAAGAGACTAAGAGAGGAGATGGAGTCGGTGGCTCGGGAGCTGCAAAATAACAACCATGTAATAGAAAG TCTTGGAGTGTTTAACTCCACGCTGGTGATTGACCCTAATTTACCACAACCAGAAGCGCCATGA
- the ikbke gene encoding inhibitor of nuclear factor kappa-B kinase subunit epsilon isoform X3: protein MTASTASHLWSLEDILGQGATASVYKARNKKTGEVVAVKVFNMTSYSRPYEVQIREFEVLRKLNHINIVRLFAVEELNTNPTQKVLVVEYCSGGSLLNMLEDPENAFGVPESEFLVVLRCVVHGMNHLRENGVVHRDIKPGNIMRQMREDGQSIYKLTDFGAARELEDDEKFTSIYGTEEYLHPDMYARAVLKKPQQKTYGVKVDLWSIGVTFYHTATGSLPFRPFGGPRNNKQIMYKITTEKPERAIAGTQKAENGPIEWSYELPPSCHLSEGLKLQLVPVLANILEANQKKCWSLDQFFAATTDILHRIQIHIFSLQQATAHSIYIHFHNTASIFFEEVQVQTGIEPEFQQFLFEGHPLPLDPSMKVINLPHTTADRPIFLLSRRPEKIAAPPLKEPETPVVPTRFDIVADHTFAKTVVGVIHQFLKMASILQKHRELILQGVYIYIENVRIECNNTAHKIAMVNMKLLSCLSVEEMLQTLRGQFPLDIPDSSDCKQKLTLIQENLPVYGSSIRDHQSKLHKLHTELARYTEILATDNCVDKIKFLLEKIVAVYHHYRKDKATGKLTYNNEQIHKFEKINLLNHIKKVKVLFRDDYGQKHQDFLATLGTWNTALYDIQSRLDHFSGFFLQLIQDLQICERHQNKVLESVLVIGLQRPAGAEGIDGLKNKEHMILRMKRLREEMESVARELQNNNHVIESLGVFNSTLVIDPNLPQPEAP, encoded by the exons ATGACGGCGAGTACAGCAAGTCACCTCTGGTCCCTTGAAGACATTCTTGGTCAGGGAGCAACTGCAAGTGTCTACAAAGCACGAAATAAA AAAACAGGTGAGGTGGTTGCGGTGAAGGTTTTCAACATGACGAGCTACAGCAGACCATACGAGGTCCAGATAAGGGAGTTTGAGGTGCTGCGGAAGCTGAATCACATCAATATCGTCAGACTCTTCGCTGTGGAGGAG CTGAACACAAACCCAACACAGAAGGTTCTGGTGGTGGAGTATTGTTCAGGAGGAAGTTTGCTGAATATGTTGGAGGATCCGGAGAATGCCTTTGGTGTCCCTGAATCAGAGTTCCTCGTAGTGCTGCGGTGTGTAG TCCATGGCATGAATCATTTACGTGAGAACGGTGTGGTCCACCGAGACATCAAGCCAGGCAACATCATGAGACAAATGAGAGAGGATGGACAATCCATCTACAAGCTCACAGACTTCGGCGCCGCCAGGGAACTGGAGGATGACGAGAAATTCACGTCCATATACGGCACAGAAGAGTACCTG CATCCAGATATGTATGCAAGGGCTGTACTGAAGAAACCCCAGCAGAAGACCTATGGAGTGAAAGTGGATCTCTGGAGCATTGGTGTCACCTTCTACCACACCGCCACTGGCAGCCTGCCTTTCAGACCGTTCGGTGGCCCACGCAACAACAAGCAGATCAT GTATAAGATCACGACAGAAAAGCCTGAGAGGGCCATTGCAGGAACCCAGAAAGCGGAGAATGGGCCCATTGAGTGGAGCTATGAGTTACCACCCTCCTGCCATCTCTCAGA AGGGCTGAAACTGCAGCTGGTGCCAGTGCTGGCCAATATCCTAGAAGCCaatcagaagaaatgctggagcTTAGACCAGTTCTTTGCTGCTACCACTGACATCCTTCATCGCATCCAAATCCACATCTTCTCCCTTCAACAAGCTACAGCCCACAGCATCTACATCCATTTTCACAACAC GGCTTCGATattttttgaagaggttcaagtCCAGACAGGAATTGAACCAGAATTCCAGCAGTTCCTGTTTGAAGGCCACCCGCTCCCACTGGATCCCAGCATGAAGGTGATCAACCTCCCGCACACCACGGCGGACCGACCCATTTTCTTGCTCAGCAGACGACCAGAGAAGATAGCAGCTCCGCCTCTTAAAGAAC CTGAAACTCCAGTTGTGCCCACAAGGTTTGACATTGTGGCAGATCACACGTTCGCAAAG ACAGTAGTGGGGGTGATCCATCAATTTCTGAAAATGGCTAGTATCCTGCAGAAGCACAGGGAGCTGATTTTACAAGGAGTTTATATCTATAT tgaAAATGTGCGAATCGAGTGCAATAACACGGCACACAAGATTGCTATGGTGAACATGAAGCTGCTTTCATGCCTGAGTGTGGAAGAGATGCTACAAACACT CAGGGGCCAGTTTCCTCTTGATATTCCAGACTCCTCTGACTGCAAGCAGAAGCTAACCCTG ATCCAAGAGAACCTTCCTGTTTATGGCAGCAGCATCAGAGACCATCAGAGCAAACTGCACAAACTGCACACAGAGTTGGCCAGATACACCGAGATCCTGGCTACGGACAATTG CGTAGATAAAATAAAGTTTCTTTTGGAGAAGATTGTGGCAGTTTATCATCATTATCGGAAAGACAAAGCGACGGGCA AGCTCACCTACAACAATGAGCAGATACACAAGTTTGAAAA GATAAACTTGTTGAATCATATAAAGAAAGTAAAAGTATTATTTCGGGACGATTACGGACAGAAGCATCAGGACTTCCTGGCAACACTGGGGACTTGGAATAC TGCATTGTATGATATACAGTCAAGGTTAGACCACTTCAGCGGTTTCTTCCTGCAGCTAATACAGGACCTGCAGATCTGTGAGAGACATCAGAACAAG gttctGGAGAGTGTGTTGGTAATAGGACTGCAGAGACCAGCAGGAGCAGAGGGCATAGATGGACTGAAGAATAAAGAGCACATGATTCTTAG GATGAAGAGACTAAGAGAGGAGATGGAGTCGGTGGCTCGGGAGCTGCAAAATAACAACCATGTAATAGAAAG TCTTGGAGTGTTTAACTCCACGCTGGTGATTGACCCTAATTTACCACAACCAGAAGCGCCATGA